A window from Festucalex cinctus isolate MCC-2025b chromosome 12, RoL_Fcin_1.0, whole genome shotgun sequence encodes these proteins:
- the ccdc9b gene encoding coiled-coil domain-containing protein 9B isoform X2, with protein sequence MERPTPCDPTPRRNHERDLELDKKIEALRRKNEALMKRYKEVEEDKKRAEEEGMALQSRKGKADDLTITVNKSTSVSRVVVTKTFNSGSPAGKGLEEVGAGRGEDVILQAAGNVSRGHKKQLIVTMAGKKGKRVVCEKPEKRPDPPCLSDVKSPADESHAGSAEAARIGKRPGHVTKLDATAQELEITDLNIPTSKEEQEEYLQWKKEREKIDKERVARHKNAKGQWRRAWDMDKTENMFLDKSHPDDRDWVAPSRGGRSTRRGQHRSGADTRAAAHLQLRGNTEDGWMDGIYLEGQKSASADSDFEFVVGHEKRGKDKSAKNVQVMSSNAKGKDRLTGRARRWQDKESGDNLQTSDTPLEEFLEELDALTDADAEEQRDQDPKTKLSPSPDILNQREEAKGSKGSNTSKQDKADASSPRASEKKVRFSRELVQGAHAKQMAGSRDSDNSESSPSGFLKASSQKKIRHKVLQQHPGSAEGEASHRQEQNPESECTKKDIGAPAVPCCPPADKVCDSLPESSAQPVELTKSNTNAEEAIDSRVCVLSLESGESHPEHFSCSDKAREHGKIV encoded by the exons ACACCCTGTGACCCGACGCCCAGAAGAAATCATGAGAGGGACTTGGAGCTGGACAAGAAGATCGAGGCTCTCCGAAGGAAGAACGAGGCGCTCATGAAGAGATACAAG GAGGTGGAAGAGGACAAGAAACGAGCGGAAGAAGAAGGAATGGCGCTGCAGAGTCGTAAGGGCAAAGCTGACGACCTCACGATCACAGTGAACAAGTCTACTTCT GTCAGTCGCGTGGTGGTGACCAAGACCTTTAACAGTGGCTCACCTGCTGGGAAAGGACTAGAGGAAGTAGGAGCGGGCCGGGGGGAGGATGTTATTCTGCAGGCTGCTGGCAATGTAAGCAGAGGGCACAAGAAGCAGCTCATTGTCACCATGGCTGGCAAAAAG GGTAAGAGAGTGGTGTGTGAGAAGCCTGAGAAGAGGCCAGACCCCCCGTGTCTGTCAGATGTCAAGAGCCCAGCTGATGAGTCACACGCTGGCAGCGCGGAGGCGGCAAGGATAGGAAAACGACCGGGTCACGTGACCAAGTTGGACGCCACAGCACAG GAGCTGGAAATCACAGACCTGAACATCCCCACATCcaaggaggagcaggaggagtaCCTGCAGTGGAAAAAGGAGCGCGAGAAGATCGACAAGGAGAGGGTGGCGCGTCACAAGAACGCCAAGGGACAGTGGAGGCGGGCATGGGACATGGACAAAACAGAGAACAT GTTTTTAGACAAATCGCATCCTGACGACAGAGATTGGGTAGCGCCAAGTAGAG GAGGACGAAGCACCAGAAGAGGACAGCATAGGTCTGGTGCTGACACCCGAG CTGCAGCTCATCTGCAACTCCGAGGAAATactgaagatggatggatggatggaatatatcTCGAAGGCCAAAAATCGGCTTCCGCTGACAGTGACTTTGAATTTGTCGTAGGTCATGAGAAGCGAGGCAAAGACAAGTCAGCTAAAAACGTTCAAGTAATGAGCAGCAATGCAAAAGGCAAAGATCGCCTGACTGGAAGGGCCAGAAG atggcaaGATAAAGAAAGTGGCGATAACCTGCAG ACTTCAGATACACCACTGGAGGAATTCCTGGAGGAACTTGATGCACTCACAGATGCTGACGCCGAAGAGCAGAGAGATCAGGACCCCAAAACAAAGCTGTCGCCCAGTCCAGATATTTTAAATCAGCGTGAGGAAGCGAAGGGATCGAAAGGTTCAAACACCTCAAAGCAGGACAAAGCGGACGCCTCATCCCCTCGAGCTTCAGAGAAGAAAGTGCGATTCTCGCGGGAGCTCGTCCAGGGGGCTCACGCGAAGCAGATGGCGGGCTCCCGGGATTCCGACAACTCCGAATCAAGTCCGTCAGGCTTCTTAAAAGCTTCCTCGCAGAAAAAGATACGCCATAAAGTGCTCCAGCAGCATCCGGGAAGTGCCGAGGGTGAAGCGAGTCATCGGCAGGAGCAGAATCCAGAAAGTGAATGTACTAAAAAAGACATCGGTGCCCCCGCGGTGCCCTGCTGCCCCCCTGCCGATAAGGTCTGCGATTCTCTACCGGAAAGCTCCGCCCAGCCTGTGGAGCTCACCAAGAGTAACACAAACGCAG aAGAAGCTATCGACTCTCGTGTATGCGTCTTGAGCCTGGAATCAGGGGAGTCACACCCGGAGCACTTTAGCTGCAGCGACAAG GCAAGAGAGCACGGGAAGATTGTTTAA
- the ccdc9b gene encoding coiled-coil domain-containing protein 9B isoform X1, with product MAKGESTVSNQRSLATHYHLVVFCRHCSALNVIKDFIARVPDFTPCDPTPRRNHERDLELDKKIEALRRKNEALMKRYKEVEEDKKRAEEEGMALQSRKGKADDLTITVNKSTSVSRVVVTKTFNSGSPAGKGLEEVGAGRGEDVILQAAGNVSRGHKKQLIVTMAGKKGKRVVCEKPEKRPDPPCLSDVKSPADESHAGSAEAARIGKRPGHVTKLDATAQELEITDLNIPTSKEEQEEYLQWKKEREKIDKERVARHKNAKGQWRRAWDMDKTENMFLDKSHPDDRDWVAPSRGGRSTRRGQHRSGADTRGHEKRGKDKSAKNVQVMSSNAKGKDRLTGRARRWQDKESGDNLQTSDTPLEEFLEELDALTDADAEEQRDQDPKTKLSPSPDILNQREEAKGSKGSNTSKQDKADASSPRASEKKVRFSRELVQGAHAKQMAGSRDSDNSESSPSGFLKASSQKKIRHKVLQQHPGSAEGEASHRQEQNPESECTKKDIGAPAVPCCPPADKVCDSLPESSAQPVELTKSNTNAEEAIDSRVCVLSLESGESHPEHFSCSDKAREHGKIV from the exons ACACCCTGTGACCCGACGCCCAGAAGAAATCATGAGAGGGACTTGGAGCTGGACAAGAAGATCGAGGCTCTCCGAAGGAAGAACGAGGCGCTCATGAAGAGATACAAG GAGGTGGAAGAGGACAAGAAACGAGCGGAAGAAGAAGGAATGGCGCTGCAGAGTCGTAAGGGCAAAGCTGACGACCTCACGATCACAGTGAACAAGTCTACTTCT GTCAGTCGCGTGGTGGTGACCAAGACCTTTAACAGTGGCTCACCTGCTGGGAAAGGACTAGAGGAAGTAGGAGCGGGCCGGGGGGAGGATGTTATTCTGCAGGCTGCTGGCAATGTAAGCAGAGGGCACAAGAAGCAGCTCATTGTCACCATGGCTGGCAAAAAG GGTAAGAGAGTGGTGTGTGAGAAGCCTGAGAAGAGGCCAGACCCCCCGTGTCTGTCAGATGTCAAGAGCCCAGCTGATGAGTCACACGCTGGCAGCGCGGAGGCGGCAAGGATAGGAAAACGACCGGGTCACGTGACCAAGTTGGACGCCACAGCACAG GAGCTGGAAATCACAGACCTGAACATCCCCACATCcaaggaggagcaggaggagtaCCTGCAGTGGAAAAAGGAGCGCGAGAAGATCGACAAGGAGAGGGTGGCGCGTCACAAGAACGCCAAGGGACAGTGGAGGCGGGCATGGGACATGGACAAAACAGAGAACAT GTTTTTAGACAAATCGCATCCTGACGACAGAGATTGGGTAGCGCCAAGTAGAG GAGGACGAAGCACCAGAAGAGGACAGCATAGGTCTGGTGCTGACACCCGAG GTCATGAGAAGCGAGGCAAAGACAAGTCAGCTAAAAACGTTCAAGTAATGAGCAGCAATGCAAAAGGCAAAGATCGCCTGACTGGAAGGGCCAGAAG atggcaaGATAAAGAAAGTGGCGATAACCTGCAG ACTTCAGATACACCACTGGAGGAATTCCTGGAGGAACTTGATGCACTCACAGATGCTGACGCCGAAGAGCAGAGAGATCAGGACCCCAAAACAAAGCTGTCGCCCAGTCCAGATATTTTAAATCAGCGTGAGGAAGCGAAGGGATCGAAAGGTTCAAACACCTCAAAGCAGGACAAAGCGGACGCCTCATCCCCTCGAGCTTCAGAGAAGAAAGTGCGATTCTCGCGGGAGCTCGTCCAGGGGGCTCACGCGAAGCAGATGGCGGGCTCCCGGGATTCCGACAACTCCGAATCAAGTCCGTCAGGCTTCTTAAAAGCTTCCTCGCAGAAAAAGATACGCCATAAAGTGCTCCAGCAGCATCCGGGAAGTGCCGAGGGTGAAGCGAGTCATCGGCAGGAGCAGAATCCAGAAAGTGAATGTACTAAAAAAGACATCGGTGCCCCCGCGGTGCCCTGCTGCCCCCCTGCCGATAAGGTCTGCGATTCTCTACCGGAAAGCTCCGCCCAGCCTGTGGAGCTCACCAAGAGTAACACAAACGCAG aAGAAGCTATCGACTCTCGTGTATGCGTCTTGAGCCTGGAATCAGGGGAGTCACACCCGGAGCACTTTAGCTGCAGCGACAAG GCAAGAGAGCACGGGAAGATTGTTTAA
- the ccdc9b gene encoding uncharacterized protein ccdc9b isoform X3, whose amino-acid sequence MKRYKEVEEDKKRAEEEGMALQSRKGKADDLTITVNKSTSVSRVVVTKTFNSGSPAGKGLEEVGAGRGEDVILQAAGNVSRGHKKQLIVTMAGKKGKRVVCEKPEKRPDPPCLSDVKSPADESHAGSAEAARIGKRPGHVTKLDATAQELEITDLNIPTSKEEQEEYLQWKKEREKIDKERVARHKNAKGQWRRAWDMDKTENMFLDKSHPDDRDWVAPSRGGRSTRRGQHRSGADTRAAAHLQLRGNTEDGWMDGIYLEGQKSASADSDFEFVVGHEKRGKDKSAKNVQVMSSNAKGKDRLTGRARRWQDKESGDNLQTSDTPLEEFLEELDALTDADAEEQRDQDPKTKLSPSPDILNQREEAKGSKGSNTSKQDKADASSPRASEKKVRFSRELVQGAHAKQMAGSRDSDNSESSPSGFLKASSQKKIRHKVLQQHPGSAEGEASHRQEQNPESECTKKDIGAPAVPCCPPADKVCDSLPESSAQPVELTKSNTNAEEAIDSRVCVLSLESGESHPEHFSCSDKAREHGKIV is encoded by the exons ATGAAGAGATACAAG GAGGTGGAAGAGGACAAGAAACGAGCGGAAGAAGAAGGAATGGCGCTGCAGAGTCGTAAGGGCAAAGCTGACGACCTCACGATCACAGTGAACAAGTCTACTTCT GTCAGTCGCGTGGTGGTGACCAAGACCTTTAACAGTGGCTCACCTGCTGGGAAAGGACTAGAGGAAGTAGGAGCGGGCCGGGGGGAGGATGTTATTCTGCAGGCTGCTGGCAATGTAAGCAGAGGGCACAAGAAGCAGCTCATTGTCACCATGGCTGGCAAAAAG GGTAAGAGAGTGGTGTGTGAGAAGCCTGAGAAGAGGCCAGACCCCCCGTGTCTGTCAGATGTCAAGAGCCCAGCTGATGAGTCACACGCTGGCAGCGCGGAGGCGGCAAGGATAGGAAAACGACCGGGTCACGTGACCAAGTTGGACGCCACAGCACAG GAGCTGGAAATCACAGACCTGAACATCCCCACATCcaaggaggagcaggaggagtaCCTGCAGTGGAAAAAGGAGCGCGAGAAGATCGACAAGGAGAGGGTGGCGCGTCACAAGAACGCCAAGGGACAGTGGAGGCGGGCATGGGACATGGACAAAACAGAGAACAT GTTTTTAGACAAATCGCATCCTGACGACAGAGATTGGGTAGCGCCAAGTAGAG GAGGACGAAGCACCAGAAGAGGACAGCATAGGTCTGGTGCTGACACCCGAG CTGCAGCTCATCTGCAACTCCGAGGAAATactgaagatggatggatggatggaatatatcTCGAAGGCCAAAAATCGGCTTCCGCTGACAGTGACTTTGAATTTGTCGTAGGTCATGAGAAGCGAGGCAAAGACAAGTCAGCTAAAAACGTTCAAGTAATGAGCAGCAATGCAAAAGGCAAAGATCGCCTGACTGGAAGGGCCAGAAG atggcaaGATAAAGAAAGTGGCGATAACCTGCAG ACTTCAGATACACCACTGGAGGAATTCCTGGAGGAACTTGATGCACTCACAGATGCTGACGCCGAAGAGCAGAGAGATCAGGACCCCAAAACAAAGCTGTCGCCCAGTCCAGATATTTTAAATCAGCGTGAGGAAGCGAAGGGATCGAAAGGTTCAAACACCTCAAAGCAGGACAAAGCGGACGCCTCATCCCCTCGAGCTTCAGAGAAGAAAGTGCGATTCTCGCGGGAGCTCGTCCAGGGGGCTCACGCGAAGCAGATGGCGGGCTCCCGGGATTCCGACAACTCCGAATCAAGTCCGTCAGGCTTCTTAAAAGCTTCCTCGCAGAAAAAGATACGCCATAAAGTGCTCCAGCAGCATCCGGGAAGTGCCGAGGGTGAAGCGAGTCATCGGCAGGAGCAGAATCCAGAAAGTGAATGTACTAAAAAAGACATCGGTGCCCCCGCGGTGCCCTGCTGCCCCCCTGCCGATAAGGTCTGCGATTCTCTACCGGAAAGCTCCGCCCAGCCTGTGGAGCTCACCAAGAGTAACACAAACGCAG aAGAAGCTATCGACTCTCGTGTATGCGTCTTGAGCCTGGAATCAGGGGAGTCACACCCGGAGCACTTTAGCTGCAGCGACAAG GCAAGAGAGCACGGGAAGATTGTTTAA
- the ccdc9b gene encoding uncharacterized protein ccdc9b isoform X4: MALQSRKGKADDLTITVNKSTSVSRVVVTKTFNSGSPAGKGLEEVGAGRGEDVILQAAGNVSRGHKKQLIVTMAGKKGKRVVCEKPEKRPDPPCLSDVKSPADESHAGSAEAARIGKRPGHVTKLDATAQELEITDLNIPTSKEEQEEYLQWKKEREKIDKERVARHKNAKGQWRRAWDMDKTENMFLDKSHPDDRDWVAPSRGGRSTRRGQHRSGADTRAAAHLQLRGNTEDGWMDGIYLEGQKSASADSDFEFVVGHEKRGKDKSAKNVQVMSSNAKGKDRLTGRARRWQDKESGDNLQTSDTPLEEFLEELDALTDADAEEQRDQDPKTKLSPSPDILNQREEAKGSKGSNTSKQDKADASSPRASEKKVRFSRELVQGAHAKQMAGSRDSDNSESSPSGFLKASSQKKIRHKVLQQHPGSAEGEASHRQEQNPESECTKKDIGAPAVPCCPPADKVCDSLPESSAQPVELTKSNTNAEEAIDSRVCVLSLESGESHPEHFSCSDKAREHGKIV, translated from the exons ATGGCGCTGCAGAGTCGTAAGGGCAAAGCTGACGACCTCACGATCACAGTGAACAAGTCTACTTCT GTCAGTCGCGTGGTGGTGACCAAGACCTTTAACAGTGGCTCACCTGCTGGGAAAGGACTAGAGGAAGTAGGAGCGGGCCGGGGGGAGGATGTTATTCTGCAGGCTGCTGGCAATGTAAGCAGAGGGCACAAGAAGCAGCTCATTGTCACCATGGCTGGCAAAAAG GGTAAGAGAGTGGTGTGTGAGAAGCCTGAGAAGAGGCCAGACCCCCCGTGTCTGTCAGATGTCAAGAGCCCAGCTGATGAGTCACACGCTGGCAGCGCGGAGGCGGCAAGGATAGGAAAACGACCGGGTCACGTGACCAAGTTGGACGCCACAGCACAG GAGCTGGAAATCACAGACCTGAACATCCCCACATCcaaggaggagcaggaggagtaCCTGCAGTGGAAAAAGGAGCGCGAGAAGATCGACAAGGAGAGGGTGGCGCGTCACAAGAACGCCAAGGGACAGTGGAGGCGGGCATGGGACATGGACAAAACAGAGAACAT GTTTTTAGACAAATCGCATCCTGACGACAGAGATTGGGTAGCGCCAAGTAGAG GAGGACGAAGCACCAGAAGAGGACAGCATAGGTCTGGTGCTGACACCCGAG CTGCAGCTCATCTGCAACTCCGAGGAAATactgaagatggatggatggatggaatatatcTCGAAGGCCAAAAATCGGCTTCCGCTGACAGTGACTTTGAATTTGTCGTAGGTCATGAGAAGCGAGGCAAAGACAAGTCAGCTAAAAACGTTCAAGTAATGAGCAGCAATGCAAAAGGCAAAGATCGCCTGACTGGAAGGGCCAGAAG atggcaaGATAAAGAAAGTGGCGATAACCTGCAG ACTTCAGATACACCACTGGAGGAATTCCTGGAGGAACTTGATGCACTCACAGATGCTGACGCCGAAGAGCAGAGAGATCAGGACCCCAAAACAAAGCTGTCGCCCAGTCCAGATATTTTAAATCAGCGTGAGGAAGCGAAGGGATCGAAAGGTTCAAACACCTCAAAGCAGGACAAAGCGGACGCCTCATCCCCTCGAGCTTCAGAGAAGAAAGTGCGATTCTCGCGGGAGCTCGTCCAGGGGGCTCACGCGAAGCAGATGGCGGGCTCCCGGGATTCCGACAACTCCGAATCAAGTCCGTCAGGCTTCTTAAAAGCTTCCTCGCAGAAAAAGATACGCCATAAAGTGCTCCAGCAGCATCCGGGAAGTGCCGAGGGTGAAGCGAGTCATCGGCAGGAGCAGAATCCAGAAAGTGAATGTACTAAAAAAGACATCGGTGCCCCCGCGGTGCCCTGCTGCCCCCCTGCCGATAAGGTCTGCGATTCTCTACCGGAAAGCTCCGCCCAGCCTGTGGAGCTCACCAAGAGTAACACAAACGCAG aAGAAGCTATCGACTCTCGTGTATGCGTCTTGAGCCTGGAATCAGGGGAGTCACACCCGGAGCACTTTAGCTGCAGCGACAAG GCAAGAGAGCACGGGAAGATTGTTTAA
- the LOC144031552 gene encoding uncharacterized protein LOC144031552 — protein sequence MPRPSLWMLAEPAPLPSRLLLDCGSEAGVKTEGVVEHRGKNRGNMRERDFMPNMERGKPATYTGDKKAKMAAKTNKKWVRLATVFAYVLSVSLAAIILAIYYSLIWKPTSASSSASAAKPAVTAAPANVTANASEWNSTQAPLNHTARQGSTPRAFQWDHTEESDHTADGLYASPRGATQRLGSVDGETRVEEEEEEEEEEALRPEDGAERDPDRVASDATTVPPSSGTRSE from the exons ATGCCGCGTCCCAGCCTGTGGATGCTCGCTG aacccGCACCGCTGCCTTCCCGTCTTCTCTTGGATTGTGGATCAGAAGCAGGCGTCAAGACGGAGGGGGTGGTGGAGCATCGAGGAAAAAACAGGGGCAATATGCGAGAGCGGGACTTCATGCCCAATATGGAGAGGGGCAAACCTGCTACTTATACGGGGGACAAAAAGGCTAAGATGGCTGCTAAGACCAACAAGAAGTGGGTGAGACTAGCCACGGTctttgcttatgtgttgtccGTGTCCTTAGCGGCCATCATCCTGGCTATTTACTACAGCCTCATCTGGAAGCCCACCAGCGCATCCTCGTCCGCATCCGCTGCTAAGCCCGCGGTCACGGCTGCCCCCGCGAACGTCACCGCTAACGCATCCGAGTGGAACTCCACGCAGGCGCCACTCAACCACACCGCCAGGCAGGGTTCGACTCCGCGGGCTTTTCAGTGGGATCACACCGAGGAAAGCGACCATACGGCGGATGGACTTTACGCATCGCCCCGCGGAGCCACGCAGAGATTGGGAAGCGTGGACGGGGAGACGcgagtggaggaggaggaggaggaggaggaggaggaggcgctcAGGCCGGAAGATGGCGCGGAACGTGATCCGGATCGGGTAGCCTCTGATGCGACCACCGTGCCACCGAGCTCCGGGACGAGATCTGAGTGA